A single window of Gossypium hirsutum isolate 1008001.06 chromosome A10, Gossypium_hirsutum_v2.1, whole genome shotgun sequence DNA harbors:
- the LOC121208047 gene encoding secreted RxLR effector protein 161-like, producing the protein MFCPRLDVCFAVGLISRYQANPSLRHWQAVKHISRYLKSTRDYMLMYFRENLTLIGYIDSNFQTSKYLRKPTLGNVFVLGRGAVIWRIVKQTCTTDSTMEVEYMTASEVTKEEIWLRKFLTELEVIPGREKAITLYCDNNTSIANTKKMRSHLRMKDIDQKYHLL; encoded by the coding sequence ATGTTTTGCCCACGTCTAGATGTTTGTTTTGCAGTGGGATTGATTAGTCGATATCAGGCGAATCCAAGTCTTAGGCATTGGCAAGCTGTAAAACATATATCAAGGTATCTTAAAAGTACCAGGGATTATATGCTTATGTATTTTAGGGAGAATCTTACTCTTATTGGATACATAGACTCAAACTTCCAAACTAGTAAATATTTGAGGAAACCGACATTGGGAAATGTATTTGTTCTAGGCCGTGGAGCTGTAATATGGAGAATTGTAAAACAAACTTGCACTACTGACTCTACTATGGAGGTCGAGTATATGACTGCATCTGAGGTAACGAAAGAAGAAATATGGCTTCGAAAGTTCTTAACCGAACTTGAAGTTATTCCCGGTAGGGAAAAAGCTATAACACTGTATTGTGATAATAATACTTCAATAGCTAATACCAAGAAAATGAGAAGTCATTTGAGGATGAAAGACATTGACCAGAAGTATCACTTGTTATGA